The segment AGGTATATACCCCACCCTTCAGCATCTCTTCTAATGGATACTATCACTGGTGAACATTTGTATTATTCAAACTTTTCACATATGTAACTTACCAGCTATTTTATATACTCATTAAGGGCAGAGCTGTCATTTGCTTCTGTCTTGTATTGTCAACAAGGCCCAGCATAGAGCTGCGCACATGGCTGATACTTGAATCATCCTGTTACAATGCAAAGACAACTGCATTTAGTGTTAAGACCTGCATCCAATCCCcaactttgccacttactaccagGACAActttggaccttttttttttttttttaatctttaaaaatgtaaaggttagattagatgacctctaaggtcccttacaactctgTATCTATGCATGGACATGGGAGTCAAGAGACTAGAGATAGATCCTTGTCCTGCAGGGCTCTaccatttattcattttcctcatctgtaaaagaggggtCCTGCTAACCTCCCAgaactattgtgaggatcaaatgaaatatatgtagtagatcagttattattattacatatttcttgaaaaaaagaacaaaggaaaggagTAGTATATCTATCAGTGTATAATGAGCATATGCTATAATGGAAGAGTACTGGACTAGAAGTCAGACCTATGATCTAGATTATGCCAGTTAAAATGACAGAATTATAGGATTTTAAgatggaagatattttccagctCAAACTCCTTCAATTAATAGATGAAGAGACTGGGAACCATTGAGGTGGAATAATTTCACCAAGGTCCCATAGGTCATAAATAGCCAGTCTGGTATTCTaactctggtcctctgactccaagtacagggCTTTTCCCATTATACCAGTCTTGAAACCTTTGGACAAGTAACAATGTCCTTCAGTCTCGTTTACTCACTTGTAGAATAAGGATAATACATCCCCTTTCTATCTAGTGGGATTGCTGAGATGATCAAATTTCATAATAGATGTGAAAATAAGTTTTGGAAGAATTTAGGAAACTATAAAGCTATATACATATTATTAAGTAGTGTAGATACCTTGGCTTACAACATGAttccacatttattaagcgcctattaTGTACAAGGCATTGTGTTAGACCCTGGAAGATGtacaaagaagaaattagaaaacctTGCTCATAAGGAGCCTAGTTAGTTaattgggggggaggagagaggaaattaagtagatagagagccagactgaagtcaggaagacctgagttcacctTTGGCCTTAGACACACTAGCTTCAAGACCTTAGGCAGGTTAGTTTTTGTCTCCTAAAGTTtcccctttgtaaaatgggagtactaatagcacccacctctcagtCTTTaagaggatcaagtgagatactTGTTAAGTGCTACATAAGTGCTAGCGATTTTTATTTAATGCCATAGCTGTCTGAGCCCCTATCTCTGGAGTTCCAAAAGAGTTTATTACATCCGGGCAGGGCCCTCCTTCTGTCTCAGCTAACAGCCTATTTCATCCCCAAACAGACCGCTTTGTATTTCATCTATACAATAATGGGGTTGGACTTTTCACATCCTAAGCTTGAAACCTCCTAGGGGCATCCTGGGGTGACGGGCTCTTAAAGGCCCAGACGCTCAGCGAACCTGCTAAGGTACAAGGAGTGAGGTTGGAAGAATTCTGACGTAAGCGTATCCGGAGACCCCAGAAGAGGGAagcagatctatggagaaagggaGTAATCAATAGTCTACTGGCCCGTGCCAGCTTGTCCATTCCTTTGACCAGCTTGTAATTCTAGGGTCAAATGGTAAGCCTGGGTGTCAAAGAAACATCACCAGGGGTCACTCCCAGTGGAAGAGGTCTAGAGGAAGAGGGGCATTACAGAATCGGCTGTCTCCCACGAACTCCTCACCCCGAACTGGGTCCTGCGGGAGCCGCTCTGGCGCAGGCTCCATGGGTACCCTGATTTTTCATTGCATTCTGGGATATGTAGTCCTAGGATAGTCTTCGCGACTGCTGGGAGAGGAAGGACTCTGCGTCGCGATGCATGATGGGCCGCGGAACTGCGACGGCGACGCACTCGAAAAGGCGGATCCCAAGAGGCTTTCTGGGAATTGAAGTCCCCGGCTTGTCTCCACTGTCCGGCCGGCGTCCCTGGAGTCGGAGGTTGGCGAGCCTTGGAGCAGAGCACGCCGGGGCTTGTAGTCCTCTGGCTTCCTCTAGCTCGAGCTTTTCTCCGAGGCCAGGAAGCCTCGAGGACTTCAGGTCCCATAATCCACGCCCCGGCGAGCAGGAGGGCAGGCAAGGGAGCGGGGCGGGGTGCGGCCTGGGGGGACTCCTTGGAGCCTCCTCCCCACCTGAGCCGGGGTCCTAAACCGGGAGCCCGGGGCTCGCCGGGGGCCCCGCAGTCGCCGTGATGCAGAAGTATGAGAAGCTGGAGAAGATAGGCGAAGGTAACGGACTGGAAAATTCTTCTGCAAAGAGCTCCATGCCCCCTGCCCCTTACTCCCCTGCAAACCCTGATATTCCTTCCTCTGACCTCCCGAGCTTCGGTAGCCACCCCCACGCGGCAAATGTCCACCTTGGGCCCCCCAAACAGGTAGCCCTTCCTGCAAAGTGACACTCTCCTGCATGAagcctcctcccctcacccctctcCTGCAAAATACACCCCCTCTCCAGCAAACATTGATTTCCCTCCCCTAGGAAAAAACTTCTTCCcgatccttccccccaccctcgtTTCCCAACCATCCTCTCTCCGAAGACCAGGCACCCCCATTTACTTTGCCCTCCCTTGCTTTCCTCCATCGCAAAGGACCACCCTTCCTGGCCCACCCTCCCATCACTGCCCTTCCTGCCACCAGAGCTGGTCCCTTCTACATCTTTAAGTCCTAAATACCCCTCATACTTCGTCTTGCCTCCCTTTCCACCTCCCCTCTTGGACCATGAAGCTGCCCAGtcaccctcctttcctcctccttccccccacccctccttcaCAACCTCCCCCCCAagcctttccccccaccccccagactAACCCCCACTCCTGGGAGGGATATTGTACTGTGGGGAGCTGGAAGAGGTAGAAAGTGGCTTTGCTCCCTCCTGGCCCCTAGGCACCTATGGAACAGTGTTCAAGGCCAAGAACCGAGAGACCCACGAGATTGTGGCCCTGAAACGGGTTCGCTTGGACGATGATGATGAGGTGGGGCCTGGGGTGGTGTGGGTGAGGCTGGGGGAGCTGGGTGGCCCTGGGTTGTGCTTAGTACCTCTCTAGTCTCactcctccctctttccatccTCTCCCAGGGGGTACCAAGCTCTGCCCTGAGAGAGATCTGCCTGCTTAAGGAGTTGAAGCATAAGAATATTGTCAGGTCTGTTTGGGGAAGGAGGTaaaagaatgggggaaggggagagagctGTAGGAATGGATCCCTAACTGGTTGTATCCATACCTATCTGGTTAATAGGGAGGGGCATGAGAGAGTCAGGTAGGAGTTAAATACATACAGATTTGAAATTGGAGCTGGGAATTTGGAAGGAATGGGGGTAGAGAAAGGGGTCTTTACCTTGTGGTAGCTCACTGGTGATAACACTACCTGAGTGGGGGACGAGTGGTGTTGGGGATTAAAGGAATCTGCATTTGGAAGATTCAATTTGGAAATTTAAATTGGGGAATAGAGGGTTATAGTTGGAGATCCAAGGGTTGGAACCAGGAATCCAAGTTAAGAGCTGGAATTAAAGATTCGTGTAAAAGGTTTAATTAGGGACTAGAATTGGAGAATTAGGTCTAGGCTTCTAGGTCAGCCTGAATtcacctttctcccttctctttctcttcctccccaacaAGGCTTCATGATGTTTTGCACAGTGACAAGAAACTGACCCTGGTTTTTGAGTTCTGTGACCAAGTAAGGAGAGGGGGCAGCCCAGGGGAGGGGTAGCCCAGATGTGAAAAGACTGAGGCTGAGACAACCCATCTTTCTTCCCCTACTTGCAGGATCTGAAGAAATATTTTGACAGTTGCAATGGAGACCTGGACCCTGAAATTGTGAAGGTGAGGTGGTAACTAGGGAAAACAAGGGTTGAACTTTGATCTTAATGAGCCTAGAAGGTATTTGAATATCCCCACTGAGTATATAGTGCTTGGCACTAGGGAACCAAAGATAGAAATTGTCTAACACAATCTAATTAAACATAATTTTATTAAGCTTAGGCAGCTGGGTGTCAGAGTGGATAGAAGGAAGActttctttgtgaattcaaaactagcctcagacatttactagctgtgtgatcctgggcaagtcacttaaccctgtttgcttcagtttccccctctgtaaagaaggaaatggtaaatcactccagtatctttgccaagaaagccccaaatgggggcaAGAAGAGTTGGATTCAACTCAACAACAATTAAGCACAGTCTAATCAAACTGTTAGCACCTACTGTGCACCTAGCCTAGTACTAGAGGTACTGTTTAGGGTATAAAAACAAGGGTGTAATCAGTGTTCTCACATAACTTACAGTATTGTTGAGAAGAAAAACCTCAGAGGATGACGTAAGGCAGTTTTTGATTAAGGGCCAGGATGTATGCAGGTAGAAAGTAATGGAGGTCAGGATAGGGAGAGAGTGTGAGTCAGAGTGGTCAAGGATGGCTTTTTGGAAGAGATGGGATTTGATATGAGCCATGAAGGTTGAGTTTGGTTTAGGCTTATAGTAGGAttggtgggtggggtgggaggttgACAGAACCTGAGGCCCAAATGATCGAGGTATGTGTTGCGGAGAAAGGTTAAGAGACTATTCTGATTGGAGTTGGAGCAGTATAGGGGAACAGTCAAACTTAGGGCTAGAATATGGGGATGGCTGATTTTTCCCACTTCTCTCATTCCCTATAgtcattccttttccaactgCTAAAAGGCCTTGGATTCTGCCACAGCCGTAATGTTCTGCACCGGGACCTGAAGCCGCAGAACCTTCTAATTAACCGGGTATTGTgtcagggaaaagagagaaaggggaaagggctGGGACCAGAAGGTGGGTGACTGTGGTCTAGGTTTGggagctcagactgggaggagGAAGCTTTCCCTGGGACCAGTTAGATCTTTTCTACATGGGAGAAAAAATAAGGTAGTAGAAAAATACTCCATTGGATTGAAAGTCAgtagacctgggtttgagtcccagctctcatacttgtatgactgtgggcaaattgCTTTCCCTCTATGAACCTTGGTCTCTTACTTTGTAAAGTGGATAAAAATACTTTTGACCTTCCCACCATAGGCTGTTGTGAGGAATGTATTTTGTTAGCCTTTAATACCATAGAAACATAAATCATCGTTAGCACCATTAGCATCCCTTCTGATCCTCACTGTGCTATATGTTCTCCCCCTTTTACTTCCCATCCCCCTACCTTCAGAATGGGGAACTCAAGCTTGCTGATTTTGGCTTGGCTAGAGCTTTCGGGATCCCTGTTCGATGTTACTCTGCAGAGGTGAGCCTTGGTAGTTGGGTACCTGGAAAGTAGctggcagagggaggagggagaaataccTAGGGACCCTCTCACTGCCTCCACTCTAGCTCCTTGGAACATTATTCTTgctccctcatttctctttcttcccctgtgGGAGGAATCTTCTGCCAACTCTGTTATCCTGTATTGGAGGGTCACTGTAGGCTTGAATCCTTTCCATTTCCCGTAGGTAGTCACTTTGTGGTACCGCCCACCAGATGTCCTGTTTGGGGCCAAACTCTACTCCACATCCATTGACATGTGGTCAGCTGGTTGCATCTTTGCAGGTGATGAAATTGGGGAGGCCAGGTCTGACTGTCTTGCTTCCCTATCAGAGTCAGCCAATAGACCATGAAGTCTATTGGCTATGTTTTCAGTGGATAAGAGTTTGTGGACAAGTGGttgttggggtgggagaggggagaggcaggGATGAAGAGACTTGGGGTAGGGAGAAGGTGAAGCGTATTAAGGAAGAAGGTGGTCTAAGATGTGATGGTAGAAGAGGCTGGGAGGATGTTTGAAGCATGAGCCATCTCCAGCCtctcattaattttctttctcccacaGAGCTGGCCAATGCTGGACGGCCCCTCTTTCCTGGCAATGATGTAGATGATCAACTGAAGAGGATTTTTAGATATCCTTAAGGCTTTCCTTCCATCTCCACCTCTGAATTAGAGAATCTCCCTCCCCAGATCCTGGGACCAAGAGAATCTCTGACATATAATTCCTGAACCCATAGGAAATAGGGTATGGAGAAGAACTGGGCTAGGGATAGAGCAGAGATGGAGAAGGACAGGAAACAAAGGATCCAGGAATCCCCGGGAACAAAGATAGGGAATCCAGTGGAATAGACACTTGTCATGTTGTGGCGACAAAAGACAGTGGTATAGGGTGAAGAACTCAACTCAACATTTAGTAactgcctattatatgccaggtgctAGAGGTAAATAAAAGACTGTCCCAGACCttaagagcttatattctactgggaagaaaaaaacatgttcgataaatataaaatgtataggaAGTAATTTGAGTGCTGGGGAAGATATCAACAACTGGGTGCATATGGAAAGGCCTTATGGAGCAGGTGGCACTTGGGCTGAGTCTTAACAGTAGCCAGAGTTTCCAggagggcagagatgaggagggaaagtattccagTCATGAGAAATAGCCTCTGCAAACATTTGGAGGCAGGAGGTGGAGTACCTATATACAGGATGACCAGTGTGGCTAAGAATGTAGAGTAGTAGAATATAGAATGTAATTGAGGGAAATTACTGTGAAATCAGTTGGGAAAAACAGATTGAAGTCAGACCACAAAAGACATTAATTGCCAaggagaatttgtattttatcctggaaggACTAAGGAGCTACCTACTGAAGTCTCTTGACTGAGAGGGGGATATGATCAGACTACTTCAAGGATGTTcatgtggcagcagtggaggatggattggagagtggAGGCAccagaggcagggagacccatGAAGAGATTCAGGTGTCTAAGCCAGAGGTGGGTTGGGACAAGGGGATGCGTGTAAAAGATGCTATGGATCTAGACTTGAGAAGTCTTGGCAGCTGGCCATATATAGGGGCAAAGGAGTAGAAAAAGAGGAGGATAACTCTAGTTTCAATCCCTGGACTGAGAGCCTAGAAGGTTGGTAGTGACCTCAGCAGAAGTAGAGGAGAGCACTAGATTGGAGTTGGGAGGTTGGTTGAGTTTAGCTTCTGCCTAGCCATTTTTGCCTCCCTGTGCATCGGTTTTTCTTCTTAATAAagggagaggcagtgtggtgtagtgcaAAGTGCTCTGGACTGGGAGACCCGAGGCCCACCTCTGCTGCTTGCTAAATGTTTCCTCAGGGCAGGTGATTGCACCTGCCTGGGATTCAGTCATCATATGTAAATGAAGCTGTTGGCCTGGATTGGCAGTTCCCAaagttttgggttttcttttttattttgttctacaaACCCCTTTCAACAACAACCACCAAGTGGTGTGAACCCCTAGAGTAATTAAATATCCCACTCATGATAGTCTTGACAGTGGCTTAATGATTATGGTGCCACTGGAGAACTTTAAGCTCAAATCATTGTCCACTAAATGGGAGCCACTGGACATACAGATCTCTTAGGTTCAgcgctaaatctatgatctctagACCTTCCTACCTTGTGGGATTGTTGTTAGGGTCAGATGGGACCAAGATCTTTATAAGCTTTTGAAGAGCGATCTCAAAAATCAGCTGTTTTCTTATTAAATGAACACTTCTATAGATGATCTGTTAGCTCCAGTTCTGCACCTCCAGGAGAACAGAGGAGTGGCAGTGGTAGAAGGGGTTATTCTAGGAGAGCTTCCTGGAGGTGGGAGCAGAAAAGATGCTGTTCCAGGTGGAGGTAGAGGGTTTCT is part of the Notamacropus eugenii isolate mMacEug1 chromosome 3, mMacEug1.pri_v2, whole genome shotgun sequence genome and harbors:
- the CDK5 gene encoding cyclin-dependent kinase 5, yielding MQKYEKLEKIGEGTYGTVFKAKNRETHEIVALKRVRLDDDDEGVPSSALREICLLKELKHKNIVRLHDVLHSDKKLTLVFEFCDQDLKKYFDSCNGDLDPEIVKSFLFQLLKGLGFCHSRNVLHRDLKPQNLLINRNGELKLADFGLARAFGIPVRCYSAEVVTLWYRPPDVLFGAKLYSTSIDMWSAGCIFAELANAGRPLFPGNDVDDQLKRIFRLLGTPTEEQWPAMTKLPDYKPYPMYPATTSLVNVVPKLNATGRDLLQNLLKCNPVQRISAEEALQHPYFSDFCPP